A genomic window from Fibrobacterota bacterium includes:
- the lpdA gene encoding dihydrolipoyl dehydrogenase has translation MSQKFDLVVIGGGPAGYVAAIKAAQYGKTVAMVEVERAGGTCLNWGCIPTKALLKQAEFANHLKHPEDFGFKIEGVSFDFAKVVAKSRKAADKMAMGIDHLFKKNKIQAFKGLGTITRPGLVEVNYKDGKPADQLECDNIVIATGARPRSLPGIELDRKTVITSREALELSECPKSILVIGAGAIGVEFAYFYNAFGAKVTLVEFLPNILPLEDEEASKLLERKYQGYGIEVLTGTKVNSIQVTESGAVASFEGKSPKAGNTFDKVLVAVGVEARMDGLLGPDLKLDLNRGYIRTNDRYESSLPGIYGIGDVIGPPWLAHEASWEAGQCIDGLYGNIEPRKSHLVPGCTYCQPQVASIGATEKKLKEQNIEYKVGKFPFIANGKAVGTGDTDGFVKLLYGAKNHELLGAHIIGSEATELIAELNLAMNLEATLEDVLGTMHAHPTLSEVIADATAVAIGKAVHM, from the coding sequence ATGTCGCAGAAGTTCGATCTGGTGGTGATCGGTGGTGGACCCGCAGGATACGTGGCCGCGATCAAGGCCGCCCAATACGGCAAGACCGTGGCGATGGTGGAAGTGGAACGCGCGGGAGGCACCTGCCTGAACTGGGGTTGCATCCCCACCAAGGCCCTGCTCAAACAAGCCGAATTCGCCAACCATCTCAAGCATCCGGAAGACTTCGGCTTCAAGATCGAAGGCGTGAGCTTCGACTTCGCCAAGGTGGTCGCCAAGTCCCGCAAGGCCGCCGACAAAATGGCCATGGGGATCGATCACCTGTTCAAGAAGAACAAGATCCAAGCCTTCAAAGGCTTGGGGACCATCACCCGTCCCGGTCTGGTGGAAGTCAACTACAAGGACGGCAAGCCCGCCGACCAATTGGAGTGCGACAACATCGTGATCGCCACCGGCGCGCGCCCCCGCTCCCTGCCTGGCATCGAGCTCGATCGCAAGACCGTGATCACCAGCCGTGAAGCCTTGGAACTTTCCGAGTGCCCCAAGTCGATTTTGGTGATCGGCGCAGGCGCGATCGGCGTGGAGTTCGCCTATTTCTACAACGCCTTCGGAGCCAAGGTCACCTTGGTGGAATTCCTCCCCAACATCCTTCCGTTGGAAGACGAGGAAGCCTCCAAGCTGCTGGAACGCAAATACCAGGGCTACGGCATCGAGGTGCTCACCGGCACCAAGGTCAACTCCATCCAGGTGACAGAATCTGGCGCCGTGGCGAGCTTCGAAGGGAAATCCCCCAAAGCCGGGAACACCTTCGACAAGGTGCTCGTGGCCGTGGGTGTGGAAGCGCGCATGGATGGCCTGCTGGGACCCGACCTCAAGTTGGATCTCAACCGCGGCTACATCCGCACCAACGACCGCTACGAAAGTTCCCTCCCCGGCATCTACGGCATCGGTGACGTGATCGGCCCACCGTGGTTGGCCCACGAAGCCAGCTGGGAAGCCGGCCAATGCATCGATGGCCTCTACGGAAACATCGAGCCTCGCAAGTCCCACCTGGTTCCGGGCTGCACCTACTGCCAGCCGCAGGTGGCCTCGATCGGGGCCACGGAAAAGAAGCTCAAGGAACAGAACATCGAATACAAGGTGGGCAAGTTCCCGTTCATCGCCAACGGCAAGGCCGTGGGAACCGGCGACACCGACGGATTCGTGAAGCTGCTCTATGGAGCCAAGAACCACGAGCTGTTGGGCGCGCACATCATCGGGTCGGAAGCCACCGAGCTCATCGCGGAACTGAACCTTGCGATGAACTTGGAAGCGACGCTGGAGGATGTGCTGGGAACGATGCACGCGCATCCCACGCTGAGTGAAGTGATCGCGGACGCCACAGCAGTCGCCATCGGAAAAGCCGTCCACATGTGA
- a CDS encoding sigma-70 family RNA polymerase sigma factor: MDSSDDTLRRYLDDIRKTQPIDRKAEQLLFKKLDPKDPNYSDRDARRAREMLIRANMRFVLKVALQYRGCPIPLPDLVSEGAMGLIRAIESFDHSRGLKFISYAVWWIKAYITRAINEQGSLIRLPANQHLRVRKALKNKSKGEELTDEIRELIQLGEAGISFDAPLKADTKTTYQEVLADPRAANPEHDAEINSVELMAHELLNELPKREKDVLKGLFGIDHETPQTLREVGESLQISHERVRQLRDQALRRIKKARNREVLREKYEAYIAALS, encoded by the coding sequence GTGGATAGTTCGGACGATACCCTACGACGGTACCTCGACGATATTCGCAAGACTCAGCCAATCGACAGGAAAGCTGAGCAACTCCTCTTCAAGAAGCTGGACCCGAAGGATCCCAACTACAGCGATCGGGATGCACGACGGGCTCGGGAGATGTTGATTCGCGCGAACATGCGCTTTGTGCTGAAGGTGGCTCTGCAATACCGCGGCTGCCCCATTCCACTTCCCGACCTCGTGTCGGAAGGCGCCATGGGACTGATCCGCGCGATCGAGAGCTTCGACCACAGCCGTGGACTCAAGTTCATCTCGTACGCGGTGTGGTGGATCAAAGCCTACATCACCCGTGCCATCAACGAGCAGGGCAGCCTGATCCGCTTGCCGGCCAACCAGCACTTGCGCGTTCGCAAGGCGCTGAAGAACAAGAGCAAGGGCGAGGAACTGACGGATGAAATTCGCGAGCTCATCCAATTGGGTGAAGCGGGAATTTCCTTCGATGCGCCGCTGAAGGCCGACACCAAGACCACCTACCAGGAAGTCTTGGCCGACCCCAGAGCCGCCAATCCGGAACACGACGCCGAAATCAACTCGGTGGAACTGATGGCGCACGAGCTGCTCAACGAGCTGCCCAAGCGCGAGAAGGATGTGCTCAAGGGACTGTTCGGCATCGACCACGAAACGCCGCAAACGTTGCGCGAAGTGGGCGAAAGCCTCCAGATCAGCCACGAGCGCGTGCGCCAGTTGCGCGACCAGGCCTTGCGTCGCATCAAGAAGGCCCGCAATCGCGAGGTGCTACGCGAGAAGTACGAAGCCTACATCGCCGCCCTTAGCTGA
- the fliD gene encoding flagellar filament capping protein FliD, which produces MSTSGISVGGLVSGIDTNNMVDQLVALEQQKVTAVQKKQSQASLKLTTLGTVQSMMSTLSSKATALYKQSSFSLYKASSTNDKVATVSGTGSGIQGNIGVNVQQLATTWKVASSSQSSQVTALGAAGTLSLSKNAAALKADGTTSTVSVKILAGDSLKDIAAKINAATGAGVTATVANFGGTDNRLMLNGMDQGADSFSITEDVGGTVLSGLGLTSTMSTRVSSFQLRAQTGGPAKDATKLGELYTGLGLNNLENSTDKLSFSWSRGAAGLDPGGSGSEPLLNASTISNGRTTNLSDVTVQELRTYMTAQMGATVSLNASGELVAKDATGAALDFTLGMAAGSTGTIPLGGSENRTSWKTVLQEGRSAFYTMNGLAIASATNEDSTTLTGATISLHNISETTTDETTLSLSRDTAGIQAKVTEFLDSFNALSKYVREKSSTKVESKPDANGMTKNQVTTGELTFDSTVRTVLSQLRDSLTRPVPGLSAKTNYDSLASVGIVTNKENGYLEVDSTKFQAAMAADFDGVTRLFANSGWTDNPNATVGGWTNDTKPGSYNLSPSTDVVDGAAGNRSGDILFSRSGNSKGLGVTVASSVAGTVKATFTRGVAGSVAQYIAQVNSLIDGSMKADTDAVKRQIENYTKQSSTVQERVDRYRTNLVAQFTGMEKAMLNLKNQSSAFLAQIG; this is translated from the coding sequence ATGAGCACATCAGGGATCAGCGTTGGAGGATTGGTTTCGGGCATCGACACCAACAACATGGTGGACCAGTTGGTGGCGCTGGAGCAGCAGAAAGTCACGGCTGTCCAGAAGAAGCAAAGCCAAGCCAGTTTGAAGCTGACCACCCTGGGCACCGTGCAAAGCATGATGTCGACTCTGTCCAGCAAGGCCACGGCGCTCTACAAACAGTCGTCGTTCTCGCTGTACAAGGCAAGCTCCACCAACGACAAGGTGGCTACCGTCTCCGGTACGGGCAGTGGCATCCAAGGCAACATCGGGGTGAATGTCCAGCAGTTGGCGACGACCTGGAAGGTGGCCAGCTCCAGCCAGAGCTCGCAGGTGACCGCTCTCGGTGCCGCAGGCACCCTGAGCTTGTCCAAGAATGCGGCGGCCCTGAAGGCCGATGGCACGACCAGCACGGTGAGTGTCAAGATCCTGGCGGGCGATTCGCTCAAGGACATCGCGGCCAAGATCAACGCGGCGACCGGCGCGGGAGTGACGGCGACGGTGGCAAATTTTGGCGGCACCGACAATCGGTTGATGCTCAACGGAATGGACCAAGGTGCGGACTCCTTTTCCATCACCGAGGACGTGGGTGGAACCGTGTTGTCGGGACTGGGCTTGACCTCCACGATGTCCACTCGCGTGTCCAGCTTCCAATTGCGTGCCCAAACAGGCGGTCCGGCCAAGGACGCCACGAAACTGGGAGAACTCTATACCGGGCTGGGCTTGAACAACCTCGAAAACAGCACGGATAAATTGTCCTTTTCGTGGTCGCGCGGTGCGGCAGGGTTGGATCCCGGCGGAAGTGGATCCGAGCCGCTTTTGAATGCTTCGACCATTTCGAATGGAAGGACGACGAATCTCTCGGATGTCACCGTGCAAGAGTTGCGCACCTACATGACCGCGCAGATGGGAGCTACTGTCTCCCTCAATGCTTCGGGGGAACTGGTGGCCAAGGATGCTACAGGTGCCGCCTTGGATTTCACCTTGGGGATGGCCGCGGGAAGCACGGGCACCATTCCCTTGGGAGGCTCCGAAAATCGCACGAGTTGGAAGACCGTCCTGCAGGAAGGACGCAGCGCGTTCTACACCATGAACGGGTTGGCCATCGCTTCGGCCACCAACGAAGATTCCACCACGCTGACCGGCGCGACCATCTCGCTGCACAACATTTCCGAAACCACGACGGACGAAACCACCCTCTCGCTGAGTCGGGATACCGCCGGGATCCAGGCGAAGGTGACGGAGTTCCTGGATTCGTTCAACGCGCTGTCCAAGTACGTGCGTGAAAAATCGTCGACCAAAGTCGAGAGCAAGCCCGATGCGAATGGCATGACGAAAAACCAGGTCACCACTGGCGAGCTGACGTTCGATTCCACCGTTCGAACCGTTCTGAGCCAGTTGCGGGATTCGTTGACCAGGCCGGTGCCTGGCCTTTCCGCGAAGACCAACTACGACTCCCTCGCTTCGGTTGGAATCGTGACCAACAAGGAAAACGGGTATTTGGAGGTGGACTCCACCAAGTTCCAAGCCGCCATGGCGGCAGATTTTGACGGAGTGACCCGCCTGTTCGCCAACAGTGGCTGGACGGATAATCCAAACGCGACGGTGGGTGGCTGGACCAACGACACCAAACCGGGATCCTACAACCTCAGTCCCTCGACGGATGTGGTGGATGGCGCGGCGGGAAACCGCAGCGGAGACATCCTGTTTTCCCGATCCGGCAACTCCAAGGGCTTGGGTGTCACGGTGGCTTCCAGTGTGGCGGGCACGGTCAAGGCGACCTTCACGCGTGGCGTGGCGGGATCTGTCGCGCAGTACATCGCCCAGGTCAATTCGTTGATCGACGGCAGCATGAAGGCCGATACCGACGCGGTCAAGCGGCAGATCGAGAACTACACCAAGCAGAGTTCGACGGTACAGGAGCGGGTGGACAGATACCGCACGAACCTGGTCGCCCAATTCACCGGAATGGAGAAAGCCATGCTCAATTTGAAGAACCAAAGCAGTGCTTTCCTGGCGCAAATCGGCTAA
- a CDS encoding flagellar protein FliS, translated as MQPNVHDTYRSTAIQTADRGKLVVMVYDYCIQWCEKALEANGKIEIRAHAIGKAQAGITELTCALDFDAGGDIAKNLWRLYDFMGWALTESVMNRSDKGIRDVLRMLTDLRSAWHTAAEEVRKNQPELVSGQKKSFALVG; from the coding sequence ATGCAACCGAACGTCCACGACACCTATCGCTCCACCGCCATCCAGACCGCCGACCGAGGCAAGCTCGTGGTGATGGTGTACGACTACTGCATCCAATGGTGCGAAAAAGCCTTGGAAGCCAACGGCAAGATCGAAATCCGGGCGCACGCGATCGGCAAGGCCCAGGCGGGGATCACCGAGCTGACCTGCGCCTTGGATTTCGATGCGGGCGGGGACATCGCCAAGAACCTCTGGCGGCTGTACGACTTCATGGGCTGGGCTCTGACGGAAAGCGTCATGAACCGATCGGACAAGGGGATCCGGGATGTCCTGCGCATGCTGACCGACCTGCGTTCCGCTTGGCACACCGCCGCGGAAGAAGTGCGCAAGAACCAGCCGGAGCTGGTGTCCGGCCAGAAAAAATCCTTCGCGTTGGTGGGGTGA
- a CDS encoding AgmX/PglI C-terminal domain-containing protein has translation MIDEILAGGDSPIRRGAARYSDSAGSTIANPRDENPWPLIPGLGLGPIKPAPIRPVLISPPEPRDIMLINDSGFRSTESILRILRHHVSGFQYSYEKTLREHPKVRGDILLEFAIAPSGDIVVLHVVSSTTKNPSLDDDIKEKARRMKFDVIERGNVFVRYTLKLGPARTIPPKKPHKPTRPPM, from the coding sequence ATGATCGACGAAATCCTGGCTGGCGGCGACAGTCCCATTCGTCGCGGAGCAGCACGCTACAGCGACAGCGCTGGGAGCACCATCGCAAATCCGCGGGATGAAAACCCCTGGCCCTTGATACCCGGTTTGGGTCTCGGTCCGATCAAGCCGGCACCGATCAGACCAGTCCTCATCTCCCCCCCTGAACCTCGCGACATCATGCTCATCAACGACTCCGGTTTTCGCTCAACGGAATCCATCCTTCGCATCCTCAGGCATCACGTATCGGGATTCCAGTACAGCTACGAGAAGACACTCCGCGAACATCCGAAAGTTCGCGGCGACATTCTGCTCGAATTCGCCATCGCGCCTTCCGGCGACATCGTGGTCCTCCATGTTGTCAGCTCCACCACGAAAAACCCATCCCTCGACGATGACATCAAGGAAAAAGCGCGCCGCATGAAATTCGATGTGATCGAAAGAGGCAACGTCTTCGTTCGATACACCTTGAAGTTGGGACCAGCAAGGACAATCCCACCCAAGAAGCCTCACAAACCGACGCGACCGCCCATGTAG
- a CDS encoding TonB family protein gives MSKRRFLGAAALLAFSLFAPTSCKHPVSIGSAASASPADLNQCPPDGPLAWKTETVISTTDSVQDLFPLRSIDVTTRVSGPVAYVKVHQVFGNSNKVPVEAIYLFPLPHKAAVRDMAIRTHGRVIRAVIQRRDDARRTYEDASRRGKQASLLEQQRDDVFTQSVANIMPGDTIGVDIELVVPLVHADGWTEFAFPTVVGPRFCPPGKVPDMGKIGAPRLPTGMAPPQKLTMNVKLDAGFPVQALESPTHCLRTEGKKDAESIWHGPVSVSLKPDGVIPNRDFVLRWKTRQESSSATVLADGEETDGHFLVEIQPPAIPGDDNSTAKELVFLVDQSGSMGGSPLNLVKQAMRTALENMEPRDRFQIIGFSSTAQFFARAPVPATKSNIKNGIAWVEALDANGGTMMLEGLQAAFAVPVDKKSLRIIAMMTDGYIGNEQEINAYVAKEMDENTRAFGFGVGSSVNRSFLTDFAKAGKGHTEFVTLDEHPDSAVERFHKKIRRPILTGITFSWSGVEASSVLPDPVPDLFDGDGLVITGKYAKAASGTLTIKGKVAGRKVSMDVPVDFRKSESKPEIGSLWARARIAQLQSAENEYIPSDSVEALTQVALRYRLMSRYTSFVAVDEQVVNKGGKQEKVDVPLPLPDGVTESALGGGADHLIATSPSEGGSSESRTVAWPPSSPSAVMSQSVLDKASPGVDGMMGEDVDPSETNMIDVILAGGGGTISKGDRGGRGAGGDVERMAGSGGMGLGNGGRSGMGTSPKKGVIAPVGKPLMRGNIPPPKPSDVELGGEAGIRSPESILRVIRQHIGGFRYSYAKFLRDNPNLGGKITLKFTIAPSGDIIAIQIVSSNTGEPSLDDDIKDKAKRMKFDQIERGNVTVTYTFTLDKQ, from the coding sequence ATGTCCAAGCGACGCTTCCTAGGAGCGGCGGCCCTGCTGGCTTTCAGCCTGTTCGCCCCGACCTCCTGCAAACATCCCGTCTCGATCGGCTCGGCCGCCAGCGCGAGTCCCGCCGACCTCAACCAATGTCCTCCGGACGGCCCCTTGGCCTGGAAAACGGAAACTGTCATCTCCACCACCGACAGCGTGCAGGACCTGTTCCCGCTGCGGTCCATCGATGTGACCACCCGGGTGTCCGGACCGGTCGCCTACGTGAAGGTCCACCAGGTATTCGGCAATTCCAACAAGGTGCCGGTCGAAGCGATCTACCTGTTCCCGCTTCCGCACAAGGCCGCCGTGCGCGACATGGCCATCCGCACGCACGGACGCGTGATCCGCGCCGTGATCCAGCGCCGCGACGACGCCCGCCGCACCTACGAAGACGCCTCCCGACGCGGCAAGCAGGCATCCCTGTTGGAACAGCAGCGCGACGACGTCTTCACCCAATCGGTGGCCAACATCATGCCCGGCGACACCATCGGGGTGGACATCGAGCTGGTGGTCCCGCTGGTGCATGCCGACGGCTGGACGGAATTTGCCTTCCCCACCGTGGTGGGACCGCGCTTCTGCCCTCCCGGAAAGGTCCCCGACATGGGCAAGATCGGCGCGCCGCGACTTCCCACCGGCATGGCACCTCCCCAAAAGCTCACCATGAACGTGAAGCTGGACGCGGGCTTCCCCGTGCAGGCTCTGGAAAGCCCCACCCATTGTCTGCGCACCGAGGGCAAGAAAGACGCCGAGTCGATCTGGCACGGCCCCGTTTCCGTGAGCCTCAAGCCCGACGGCGTGATTCCCAACCGCGATTTCGTGCTGCGCTGGAAGACCAGGCAGGAATCAAGTTCCGCCACCGTGCTGGCCGACGGCGAAGAAACCGACGGACACTTTTTGGTGGAAATCCAACCCCCCGCCATTCCCGGCGACGACAACTCCACCGCCAAGGAACTCGTGTTCTTGGTGGACCAATCCGGATCCATGGGCGGCTCTCCCCTGAACCTGGTGAAGCAGGCGATGCGGACAGCACTGGAAAACATGGAGCCCCGCGACCGGTTCCAGATCATCGGCTTTTCCAGCACCGCGCAGTTTTTCGCACGGGCTCCCGTACCGGCCACCAAGTCGAACATCAAAAACGGGATCGCCTGGGTGGAAGCGCTGGACGCCAACGGCGGCACCATGATGCTGGAGGGATTGCAGGCGGCCTTCGCGGTGCCGGTCGACAAGAAGTCGCTGCGGATCATCGCCATGATGACCGACGGCTACATCGGAAACGAGCAGGAGATCAACGCCTACGTGGCCAAGGAGATGGACGAGAACACCCGCGCCTTCGGGTTCGGCGTGGGCAGCTCCGTCAACCGCAGTTTCCTGACCGACTTCGCCAAGGCGGGCAAAGGCCATACGGAATTTGTCACGCTGGATGAGCATCCGGATTCCGCGGTGGAACGCTTCCACAAGAAGATCCGCCGCCCGATCCTCACCGGGATCACGTTTTCCTGGAGCGGAGTGGAAGCCTCGTCGGTCCTTCCCGACCCCGTACCGGATCTGTTCGACGGGGACGGCCTGGTGATCACCGGAAAGTACGCCAAGGCCGCCTCCGGAACCTTGACCATCAAAGGAAAAGTTGCGGGACGGAAAGTGTCCATGGATGTGCCGGTGGATTTCCGGAAGTCCGAATCCAAGCCGGAAATCGGATCGCTCTGGGCCCGCGCCAGGATCGCGCAGCTGCAAAGCGCGGAAAACGAGTACATCCCGTCCGACTCGGTCGAGGCGCTCACGCAAGTGGCCTTGCGCTACCGGCTGATGTCGCGCTACACCTCGTTCGTCGCCGTGGACGAACAGGTGGTCAACAAGGGCGGAAAGCAGGAGAAGGTGGACGTGCCCCTCCCGCTTCCGGATGGTGTGACGGAATCCGCGTTGGGTGGCGGAGCCGACCATCTGATCGCCACCTCCCCTTCGGAAGGTGGATCCTCGGAATCACGGACCGTCGCATGGCCCCCATCCTCGCCATCCGCCGTCATGAGTCAATCGGTGTTGGACAAGGCCAGCCCCGGGGTGGATGGCATGATGGGCGAAGACGTGGATCCCTCTGAAACGAACATGATCGATGTGATTTTGGCTGGCGGCGGCGGGACCATCAGCAAGGGCGATCGCGGGGGACGTGGTGCCGGTGGTGACGTCGAACGGATGGCAGGCTCCGGCGGAATGGGATTGGGCAACGGCGGGCGCTCCGGAATGGGTACCAGCCCAAAGAAAGGGGTGATCGCTCCTGTTGGAAAGCCACTCATGCGCGGCAACATCCCACCACCCAAGCCTTCCGATGTAGAGCTGGGAGGCGAGGCGGGGATTCGTTCGCCCGAATCGATCCTGCGCGTGATCCGCCAGCACATCGGAGGGTTCCGGTACTCCTACGCGAAATTTCTCCGTGACAATCCCAACCTTGGCGGAAAAATCACCCTCAAGTTCACGATCGCGCCTTCTGGCGACATCATCGCGATCCAAATCGTCAGCTCCAACACGGGCGAACCAAGTCTTGACGACGACATCAAAGACAAGGCGAAACGCATGAAGTTCGACCAGATCGAGAGGGGCAACGTGACCGTGACCTACACGTTCACCCTGGACAAGCAGTAA
- a CDS encoding biopolymer transporter ExbD: MFRKPVTQEELQELNLTPFLDVMIVLIPFLMLSVSFTAVVAVKASLPVPVVSPKDAIFPPPFDLVAQVTPDTIKLYLNSRTPGEAPTFTLATPGEEGYSDEQLKAFHSKLVEIKKQHPAEQRLALDAAPSVPMERIAQLMDQTRTQMTGDAITGTNGTDLFPNVALKGVYVP, translated from the coding sequence ATGTTTCGCAAGCCCGTCACCCAAGAGGAACTGCAGGAGCTCAACCTCACCCCTTTCCTCGACGTCATGATCGTTCTCATCCCCTTTTTGATGCTGTCCGTCAGCTTCACCGCCGTGGTCGCCGTCAAGGCATCGCTGCCGGTTCCCGTCGTCTCTCCGAAAGACGCCATCTTCCCGCCGCCATTCGACCTGGTTGCCCAGGTGACTCCCGACACCATCAAGCTCTACCTCAACAGCCGCACTCCCGGCGAAGCCCCCACCTTCACCCTCGCGACTCCCGGCGAGGAAGGCTACTCCGACGAGCAGCTGAAGGCGTTCCACTCCAAGCTGGTGGAGATCAAGAAGCAGCACCCCGCCGAGCAGCGGCTGGCCCTGGACGCGGCGCCTTCGGTTCCGATGGAGCGGATCGCCCAGCTGATGGACCAGACCCGCACCCAAATGACCGGTGACGCCATCACCGGCACCAACGGTACCGACCTCTTCCCGAACGTGGCCCTGAAAGGTGTCTACGTGCCCTGA
- a CDS encoding AgmX/PglI C-terminal domain-containing protein → MKHFTIRLSDHKAQTRQWGVWSDNLTIGSDPRCDLVLPAPAPALAAVFRESSTLDTPFGHLVVVEDTPQRLDLWARATARISRSRMLGWREPGQGRGTLRAGIFAGFGLFAVLGMTGLAWYGMSAPRIPDPPDYDVITLVMPEETPKVEEKVPEPKPEVDQQERGSDVPKAAPEGGSTETRTQMWPPNAPSSVMANSVIDKLNTATDGLEGEDVDPNEKNVIDVILAGGGGHLQKGDRGGQGASGDGDRMAGVGGLGLGNGGRNGFGTGVGGRPGKMVPGAGQKGTGVAMRGIIPAPKPGDVELGGEAGTRSAESILRVIRQHIGGFRFSYEKFLRENPNLGGKISLSFTIAPSGDIVAINIINSNTGEAKLDADIKEKARRMKFDQIEKGNVTVTYAFVLDRQ, encoded by the coding sequence ATGAAACACTTCACTATCCGCCTCAGCGACCACAAAGCCCAGACCCGCCAATGGGGCGTCTGGTCGGACAACCTCACCATCGGATCGGACCCGCGTTGCGACCTGGTCCTCCCCGCTCCCGCACCGGCCCTGGCCGCGGTGTTCCGCGAAAGCTCCACCCTGGACACGCCCTTCGGGCATCTGGTGGTGGTGGAAGACACCCCGCAGCGGCTGGACCTGTGGGCCCGCGCTACCGCCCGCATTTCCCGCTCCCGGATGCTGGGCTGGCGGGAACCCGGCCAAGGCCGCGGTACGCTGCGCGCCGGCATTTTCGCTGGATTCGGTTTGTTTGCCGTGCTGGGTATGACAGGACTTGCCTGGTACGGAATGTCCGCCCCGAGGATTCCCGATCCACCGGATTATGACGTCATCACTCTGGTCATGCCGGAAGAAACGCCTAAGGTGGAGGAGAAGGTGCCGGAACCCAAGCCCGAAGTCGATCAACAGGAGCGCGGATCCGATGTTCCCAAAGCTGCTCCGGAAGGCGGCTCCACCGAGACACGCACCCAGATGTGGCCGCCCAACGCTCCCTCGTCTGTGATGGCAAATTCCGTCATCGACAAGCTCAACACCGCCACCGATGGCCTTGAGGGAGAGGACGTGGATCCCAACGAAAAGAACGTGATCGACGTGATCCTCGCCGGCGGTGGCGGCCACCTGCAGAAGGGCGACCGCGGCGGACAAGGCGCCAGCGGCGACGGCGACCGGATGGCCGGTGTCGGCGGACTCGGCCTGGGCAATGGTGGCCGCAACGGCTTCGGAACCGGAGTCGGTGGACGGCCTGGCAAGATGGTTCCAGGTGCCGGTCAGAAAGGGACTGGAGTTGCGATGCGTGGCATCATCCCCGCTCCCAAGCCCGGCGACGTGGAGTTGGGTGGCGAGGCTGGTACCCGCTCCGCCGAATCCATCCTTCGCGTGATCCGCCAGCACATCGGTGGGTTCCGGTTCTCCTACGAGAAGTTCCTGCGCGAAAACCCGAACCTGGGCGGGAAGATCTCTCTCTCGTTCACCATCGCACCCTCCGGTGACATCGTCGCCATCAACATCATCAACTCCAATACCGGCGAAGCCAAACTCGATGCCGACATCAAGGAAAAGGCCCGCCGCATGAAGTTCGACCAGATCGAGAAGGGCAACGTCACCGTCACCTACGCCTTCGTGCTGGATCGCCAGTGA